A window from Salvia miltiorrhiza cultivar Shanhuang (shh) chromosome 2, IMPLAD_Smil_shh, whole genome shotgun sequence encodes these proteins:
- the LOC131011927 gene encoding uncharacterized protein LOC131011927 → MSMATSSSITVFSAKPTSTRSWNPISRLAVSKCKNHELSFWARKKTLQYTRKSFVVSANTAPGVPPASGPPSSSKPMSWILGLVVSFILPFFTNKWGPLWVIKNKLENAVQTVEDIVEAVEKVAGSVDKIAEDIADDLPEGSKLRDLVEKVEHLAEKTAKTADSLDNVIDKVQEASDQVDDIVCATKEEKSSSEAAKNKND, encoded by the exons ATGTCAATGGCGACTTCTTCTTCCATCACCGTCTTCTCTGCAAAGCCAACGAGTACGAGGTCTTGGAATCCCATCTCGAGATTAGCCGTTTCCAAGTGCAAGAACCACGAATTGAGCTTCTGGGCCCGAAAGAAAACACTCCAATACACCAG gaAATCATTTGTTGTGAGTGCCAACACTGCACCTGGAGTTCCACCAGCTTCTGGCCCACCATCTTCTTCCAAACCCAT GAGCTGGATTCTGGGACTAGTGGTATCATTTATTCTACcttttttcaccaacaaatgGGGGCCATTATGGGTGATTAAAA ATAAGCTGGAAAATGCAGTTCAAACGGTGGAGGACATAGTGGAGGCGGTGGAGAAGGTGGCGGGATCCGTCGACAAAATCGCCGAGGACATCGCCGACGATCTTCCCGAGGGATCAAAGCTGCGCGATCTTGTTGAGAAGGTCGAACATTTGGCTGAGAAAACAGCCAAGACGGCTGACTCTCTCGACAACGTCATCGACAAG GTTCAAGAAGCTAGTGACCAGGTGGACGACATTGTATGTGCaaccaaagaagaaaaaagttCATCTGAAgctgcaaaaaataaaaatgattga